In Miscanthus floridulus cultivar M001 chromosome 8, ASM1932011v1, whole genome shotgun sequence, the sequence TCTCTCGCttgtacgtacgtacgtatggCGCCATCCTATGACCGACAAACGCTGCTTGCCGTTTTCTGACGGTCCAAATTACTGACATCGATCGATCTCAACAGGCTCCAGATCTACTGAGCAGAGTGCAGAGGCTCAATCCATCGATGCATGGGAAGAACACAGGGACGAACTGCTGCCGTGCAGGCGAGGCGACAGGCGACAGCCCAGGTCCATGCACGCGTGCGTGCGACCCCTGTTACTCCCAGTCCCAGCTAGGGCACGTGGTAGTAAATTCTGGTCCTGTTactttcggcttcttttttcagccggaatagtatttttctctcgcaacaattcagccagaacagtgtttttcagtcagtttcagccaagttttagaccagcgaacggagcctCTAATGCGGTTAGTTGTTAGTTACTGGGACCAGTCACCAGTGTAGGAGTATGAGTATGCGTATCTCCGTACTACGACCGTCGTTGTACGGCACCGCCATGAATTTGCGCGTGGGACGGAACGGAAGGCGTGATCCCGTTGCCGTCGCGCACGGGACGGCCGGGCCCCCCTCGTGATCTGTTTACGGCGACTATTTATGTGAGCCGGCGTGACCGTGGTTCATCACACGGACACGGAGACGGCGGAGGCAGGGCATGCATGCGAGCAATGCAAGCCGCCATGCCACTCCGGCATTCATGTCCATCATGAGCACGGGCGCTTtggccggtggcggcggtggacgACGCGGCGTTGGGTTCCAAGCGTAAATGGCCTCACGAGCCGTGGAATCGTCGGACCGGGCCGTGCGCACCGATGATCGCCTTTGAGGCTTTGACGGCCGGGCGGCACCGAGGATCTTTTTTCCCAGGCTGAATTTGCGTCATCATTACGATACTAACAAAAGTTACTCCCGCTTTTACCGACCATCACGTTCCTCGTTTTTTTCCCTTTTAATTTTCGGCACGGCGTAGGCTAAAAAGGTCTGGCGATTTTGTGCAGACGGCTTTTCCATTAGTTGCGCTATCATACGCTACCTTGTCTCGACCATTTACAAAAAAAGTttaggtgactaaagtttagtttaGTGTTGGTTAGATACATGGACTAAAAGCAAGTATGATACTTTCTTAGACGAAGACTCACATAGACCTTTTAGTTTATATTAATTCACATTTCTCGACTAATGAAATTAGTAGTTacatgaaaataaaaaataaattaccttTAGTTCACCTATATAttcaaatattttgaacaaaagtTTAGGTGACTAAAGTTTAATTTATGGGTATCTGACCGGCCTGTTCGCtgtttggtttctgggctggtttgggctggctggtgctggtttgttgtgagagaaaaacactgttggttgactggtttgggctgattgaaaccaacaagcgaacagggtgaacaTGTACATAGTGATAATATGCATGCATGGATGGATGGCGAGATGACTGCTAAGACCAGTAGCTACAGCttttgtgatgatgatgagagagAGACGGGTAAAAAGGAGGAAAAGGTGCTCAAAGAGAGTTTGATTAGTGGGGAGATGATGGATCGCGCAAAAGTGCCATACCTTGATTTCCTCCATGATAGGGGTGGATGAGTAGAAACGAAATATTCCCTCCTTTTTCGCCCCGGTGATAAGAAAAAGCTACATGTGTCCGAAATAAAGATGAGTGACCGGCCGGATAAAAGCAACCACCTTTTCACAATTAGTGTAAAAGATGCTGTGAATAATAATTGACATTTGTTACTAGCAACTTCCCCTGTGCAAATTGTAACGGTAACACTTTCCCCTGTGCAAAGTGTGTGTGCAACAAAAAGAGAAAGTTCCTTGAGCAGAAGGGTACGAGGTAGCACGTGACGTGAAGCAATACGGTCTTGGATAATAATGGCAGGCAGGCTTGAGAGAAGGCTTTTCTGGAAGAAAACTAGACTGGGTCGCAATCTAGCCCATGAAGACCCATCAGCCCATCAGGGATTCAGGGCAAGCCGGAATCCAGCTCAATCTTGGCCCTCACAAATCGGTCCTAGTTGGGTGAAAAGCCCAAAGCCGGAGCCCACTTAACTGTTCGCGCCTTTCCCCAAACCGCCGCTCGGATCACCTCCCCTCTCCCTCCCGGCGGCGCCGCCACTTCGCCGCTGCCCGTATCTTCGAACCAGTCCGAAGCTCCCGTCTCAGTTCGACGTAGCACGACCAAGACCACCTCAGCATCCAGCCGCGTAGCACGACCAATCGCCTGCGCCGTAGCGCGCACATCTACGTGTCGAGCTATCTTCATCCCTCCGATCGGAAATCAACGGTGCGTTTGATTGTCTCCTCCGGAAGGTTCTCGCAGGCGCGGCGACCTCGGTTTCAACCCTACTCCATGGACGGCCCCGCCGCTGACGGCGCGAGGCCGCCGCCGCCTAGGGCGGGGAGTCGCCTCTGCGTGAGGTGCGGCGAGAGGAAGGCCGCGCTGAAGCGGCCCAAAACCCTAGAACAGGTGCGCCTGCCCTCGCCATCTTCACGCTTCCGTTGTAATTTGTTGTGATGTTATAGTGAATTTCAATTTACTCGGGGTAGCTTAATTGTAATAATTTAAGGTTAGGTCACCGGTTTCTGCTGTAGTTCTGCAAAGTGGGGGTGAAGAAATGGTGTCCTTTTGGTGTAATTGTTATGAGTTTTTTGTGAAGATTTTTGTTTATATGATGTTTTATTTACACAGCTTGTGTGATTACTGCATATTTGTGTTCCTTTGAACGTGTACATTCTATCCTTATGGTGACATCTCGTTTGTGGATGTTAGTGAATACAGTGACGAGCTTAGATTTCTTTAAAGGGGTGCTTATGTGGATGCCATGGATGTCCTTATGATTacataattatgtttatttaaaacaTTGCTTAGATTCTTTCTTTTAGATCTGTAGGGAATGCTTCTATATCGTCTTTGAGGACGAAATTCATCAAACTATTGTCGAGAATTCTTTGTTTAAAGCTGGTGAGCGGGTGGCAATCGGAGCTTCTGGTGGAAAAGGTAAGTCCAGATTTGTACATGCCATCAGTTGGTAAAGAAGTAGCAGATAGTACTATTTATAGCAATGCACATCTTACTTTTCACTTCTGTACATTTTAAATTCTTAAATATATACATATGTTTCATAATACATGTCTAATCTCTTCTGGAAATAACTACTAAACTACATAGCAATATGGAAGGTGGTTACCGTCTTCTTTGGAGCCTTATGGGCTTATGGCTGTGTCTTTGATCTATTCAGTATAAGGTTTCATAGGTTAAGTGCCATTCTATCATGATTCATGAGCATTATTAAACCATCCATAGTAGTTATTACTGTGCCATTTGAGTTTAGCCACAGTACAAAGGAGAGTTTTTCTAATGCATTTTTAGTTAAATACCACATGTCCACATGCTTCTTGTTTAAATATGCTTGATCTCCCTGCAGATTCCAAAATTTCTTTTATTTCTGTAATGCAGATTCAACCGTGCTTGCATATGTGTTATCGGAGTTAAACCGTCATCACAACTATGGTCTTGATCTGTTTCTTTTATCCGTCGATGAAGGAATCACAGGATATAGAGACGACTCACTAGAAACTGTTAAAAGGAATGAAATACAGGTCCGCCGCTCACAGAAACACTCGCTCAGTTTTCTGGTACCTTTGACTGTCAATATTTTACTGTGTTCTATTTAAATTCAGTGAGTTCTACTATTACCTTGTTACAGTATGGCTTGCCACTGAAGATTGTTTCCTATAAAGATTTGTATGGCTGGACAATGGATGATATTGTGAAAGCAATTGGTCTAAAAAACAATTGTACTTTCTGTGGAGTTTTTCGACGTCAGGTAGTCTTTACCTGCAAACCTTTCGCATCTATCTTTAGTTCTTTACTCCATCTTCACAGACAATCCTTTTCTCTGTAGGCATTAGATCGAGGTGCTGCTCTCCTGAAAGCTGATAAGATTGTAACTGGGCATAATGCAGATGACATTGCAGAAACTGTCTTGCTGAACATTCTGCGTGGTGATATTGCAAGGTATATGTTGGTTGTAGGACATGCTGTTTCCTGAGTTTAGTTTTTGTACTTTTGGTTGATTTTGTGATGATGTGTTGCTTTTTTATAGGTTAAGTAGATGTACCTTTATAACTACTGGTGAAGATGGGCCAATACCAAGATGCAAGCCTTTCAAATACACCTATGAAAAGGAGATTGTCATATATCCTGTCTATGAAATATCTTATGTTTTCGTTTTTTTTACTACACTGACTTTATTCAAGTATATTTTAAATCCTTAACTGTATGACACGTATGCATACTTCAAAAAGCTGGATTACTTTTCCACAGAATGTAATGTCTGGTTCCTTTTCTGTtcaattcttttattttttttccacATTGAAGGAGATCACTTTATTCCAATATCAGAAGATGCTAGGATGGTAGTTAAATCAAAATATAGGTCAATCATCACTGTCTGCTCTAGCATCTATACGTTATGCTGTGTTTTTCTTACACGAATACCATACGCTTAAGTACACTTCTGCTCAACTTCATTCTCCAAACTTGATGTAACATATACCACAAATCTATTAATTTTATTGACCTGTGCCACGATTCTGTTAGAATTGAGAATGGGTTAATTTGGTTATATCATGATCCAGGCATCTATTCACCAAATGCATACCGTGGTTTTGCTCGTGAATTTATTAAAGATTTAGAAAGAATGAGGTAAATAAAGAAATTTCTCCATATATTCAATTGATGTCTGCATGTTCTTTCAGTAGCCTTGGCTCAGTAGACAATCAATGTTGCAGGCCTAGAGCTATACTAGACATCATAAAATCTGGCGAAAATTTCAGAATCTCCACAACAACAAGGATGCCCGAGCAAGGAACATGTGAACGATGTGGCTACATTTCTAGTCAGGTATTGTCATGAAATCAATAGAATTCTTTTTATGCATATGGAACATGAATAGCCAAACACTCTGCTTCTGCTAAGGTACTTCATAAGCAATTAGTATATTTGAAGAACAGCCCACACAGTGAAGACTAATTCCATTGAAATAGCTTACACATGCATTAATGCTTCAAGACGCCTTGTTTACTCCCTAACCTATTCGAAACACGACAATGTGCCATGGGTCCTTAGCTTTGTATGCACGGCATTTACTAATTGTTTACCCAATAATTCGAACTGCGTGATTTTGCCCTTGTTATATATCTTACAAATCCTTAACATTTTCTGTGGAAGTAACTGAATTTGATGAACTTCTGTTGGGTCAGAAATTATGCAAAGCATGCGTCTTGCTGGATGGATTGAATCGAGGCTTGCCGAAACTAGGCATTGGAAGGACCAAAGCAGGTGCTGGAGCTGATAGTGATGGTAAGCAGCGCATCAAACGTTCAGAGAGGAATGCATCGAGTCTACAAGGGAAACATGGGAACTTCGATTTCTAGATCTCTACTGCTATTCTGCTCCAAAATTGTAATAAATTTTGATAGTCATTGGTCATTAATCGGATTTTCTTCTAGTCATTGTTTTATCTGACTTCAATCTGCAGTCGTGAACCAAAAGAATTTGTCTGGCCACAATTTTGACGCCATCTTTAGTTTGCTTTAATCCCGAAAACTGCCATGCTTTGGGAAATACATAAGCTCGGTCACAAGACAACACTTCCATTTTGATGGCAGTGGGTTTTCTAAAGTTTTCCAGACGATGGCTACTAGAACAGATTATTGACCATTACTGGATGGCATTTAGATGTCTTTTGGGCGGTTCACAAATAGGAAGCACTTTTTAGATATTGGTTTCAATTCATAGAATCTAAACAGGCCTTTATTTGTTTCATTTCAAAGTTTTAATTTTGGAAGATTAGTAAGGAAAAAATGCTAAAGAAAGGCACCTTCAGCATTACACCAGCTTAGATGCAGTTTAGTTTCCTCGTATTTTGatccatttcaaaaaaaaaaaaaaaatccagagTTAAAGGAGCAAATAAAAATGGAGTGTGGCCTCATCCCAGATGCGCATGCTGCAACAGTTAGCAACGGTATAACAATTAAAAATCCCTGAACAATTAATATTCCCAATCCCTGAACACCACGATTTGAAACCTGCGGATGTAAGTGGACAATAAAAAACAGAGATTCATGGTATAACAATTAGAAAAACATTTAGCATTCTATTTTGCTAGCAATAATAAACTGAGATATACAAAACAAAAGTTTGCTATAAACATTCCCCTATGATCTCATACAATACTACATTGCATTTTGGATTCTCTGTTAAAGAGTACATGAATCGGTGTTTAAACTTCAAGGGAGTACAACaacaaaaaaggaaaacaaaatcttTGGCCCATTGTGATCAAGCTTCAGAGTCCCTCTACCGCACTAGTCACTACAGTCCCAACCGGCATAGTGGGTTGCTCTTGATGAGGTTGAAATCAACCTGGAGAGAACAAAACATGGGTTAGGCTCATTAACAGGAAATATTTCGTCACAACAGTATAGCACAGGTACCTTTGGTCCAAACAGGTCCCTTATGTTGTCGATACCATAAAGGATCATCGTTGGCCTGGATTCAGAAATAGAATATTGTGAGTACATATTTGCAATAGAGTAAAATACATGAGCGGTTCTTGAACTTGTCAAGGGGTTTAGGTACAACTCTCAAAATGCATTTTTAGGTTCCTAAACTTGTTCTTAAGTGTCATCTAGGTCTCAAACTCTTAAAATGCAATCCAGATCCAAATGGGCCCTGACCTGCTCCGCACTATGACAGTTTTGGAACTGGATGACACCCGAGGACAAGTTTGGGGACCTAAAAATGCATTTTGAGAGTTCAGAGCCCTCGATGATACCCCAGGACAAGTTTAGGGACCATCCATACATTTTactctttgcaataattataTAATTTACGATCTCCGGAGAAAAGGGACAAAAAAAAACATATTATGTCCAAGACTTCAAAAGAAGCATGGCATTGCACAAAATAAATCAAACTATAGATTCTGCTTAGTTCATCAACAATATTGCAAAGCAATTTAATCTGACAAATCACAACCTGAAAGTGAGAAAGCACTGTTCTACCTTTCAAGTGAAAGACCCCATGCAATAACATTAACACCTTCTGGCAGTCCCATGGGAAGCAACATCTCTGGCCTGAACATGCCTGAATTACCAACCTCCACCCATTTCTTCAAACCATCATGGTAACTGAAAAAAGTGCAAAATGAGTCTAGTTTGATCATAAAATGAAACTACCAGCAGAGCAAGAGTTGTATCTGACCTGAAAATTTCCATGCTGGGTTCAGTATATGGATTGTAGGCAGGCTTGAAACGCAGCTTGGACATGCCTAAGAACAAGAAAAGGGATGACAACAATTAGGGTATAATCTTTGCATGATATATTATGAATTGTGATAAAACAGACTAATTATCACCTAGACTCGAGAAGAAATCCTCCAATACACCAATCAGATCACCAAGCGTCAAACCATAATCACAGATAAGTCCTTAAAAAAAGAAGCATTGCATGGCAAAATGGTTACATAATACAAAATAGAGGAAATATCAGGCGCACAAGAGTATATTGGTGAAGATATGCACAAACTCAATCTCCTATCCAATCTTAATGGCCCAAGTAAAAGGTGGAATCACCTCATCCCCTTCGTCCACCTTTTAATTGGACTAAATCCAATTGTGCTTATGTCAGCTTAAGAGGGATGAGTTAATTCCCACCTCCCACATGGGCCATGGTTCGATTCAAGGGACGAGATTGAGTTTGTGCATATGTTCACCAATATAATTTTGTGCACCTACAAGATATATGAGAAATGGAAAATTAGCTACATtcaatgaaagaaaaatttactcCTTTTGCGTTGGGATAACAAATACACTACTACATATAAGCAAGGAAACAGAAAACTACCCTCTATCTGGTGGAATTCAGCAAGATGAGTCCGGTCAACAGCTTCATTGCGGAAAACCCGATCAATGGAGTAATATCTCTTTGGAGCAAAAGGTTTCTGATCAATGGCAACCATAataaaaagataaatatcatgaacCATTCAATAGGAAATGAAAAAAAAGTAATGCCATTGCCAATAAGTTGGACAAACTAAGATCACCAAAGTTCCAATTACAGTAAACAACATTGACTGAATTACCTCCTGAGCAAGCTTGTATAACATTCTTGTGGAAACAGCAGTTGTATGAGTACGGAGAAGATTCTTCTCCGCTTCATCCCGT encodes:
- the LOC136474915 gene encoding cytoplasmic tRNA 2-thiolation protein 1, translated to MDGPAADGARPPPPRAGSRLCVRCGERKAALKRPKTLEQICRECFYIVFEDEIHQTIVENSLFKAGERVAIGASGGKDSTVLAYVLSELNRHHNYGLDLFLLSVDEGITGYRDDSLETVKRNEIQYGLPLKIVSYKDLYGWTMDDIVKAIGLKNNCTFCGVFRRQALDRGAALLKADKIVTGHNADDIAETVLLNILRGDIARLSRCTFITTGEDGPIPRCKPFKYTYEKEIVMYAYFKKLDYFSTECIYSPNAYRGFAREFIKDLERMRPRAILDIIKSGENFRISTTTRMPEQGTCERCGYISSQKLCKACVLLDGLNRGLPKLGIGRTKAGAGADSDGKQRIKRSERNASSLQGKHGNFDF